In a single window of the Cucumis melo cultivar AY chromosome 11, USDA_Cmelo_AY_1.0, whole genome shotgun sequence genome:
- the LOC103497844 gene encoding UDP-glucuronic acid decarboxylase 2-like isoform X1: MNNSELLRRNQSNPSPAVIDSPRTPPCSSCKTRSPIRYMLREQRLLFVFVGIAIATLFFNVVRFTFPPELRDDHHRALNSFVRLGSTIPMRRVLYETRREGSLGRVNLAGRVPPGLKNKNLRIVVTGGAGFVGSHLVDRLIERGDSVIVVDNFFTGRKDNLVHHFGNPRFELIRHDVVQPILLEVDQIYHLACPASPVHYKFNPVKTIKTNVVGTLNMLGLAKRVGARFLLTSTSEVYGDPLQHPQAETYWGNVNPIGVRSCYDEGKRTAETLTMDYHRGLGIEVRIARIFNTYGPRMCIDDGRVVSNFVAQALRKEPLTVYGDGKQTRSFQYVSDLVEGLMKLMEGEHVGPFNLGNPGEFTMLELAQVVQETIDPNARIEFRPNTEDDPHKRKPDISKAKDLLGWEPTVSLRKGLPLMVSDFRQRIFGDSKDDISAAAALVTTTTTV, translated from the exons ATGAATAATTCTGAGCTTCTTCGAAGAAATCAATCCAATCCGTCCCCGGCGGTGATCGATTCACCACGAACTCCGCCATGTTCTTCCTGCAAAACCAGGAGCCCGATCCGTTACATGCTTCGTGAGCAACGTCTTCTCTTTGTTTTTGTTGGGATTGCCATTGCAACTCTGTTTTTTAATGTCGTCCGTTTCACTTTTCCGCCGGAGTTACGTGATGATCATCACCGGGCGTTGAATTCGTTTGTTCGATTGGGTTCGACGATCCCGATGCGGAGAGTTTTGTATGAAACTCGCCGTGAAGGATCGTTGGGGCGGGTGAACTTGGCGGGGAGAGTTCCGCCGGGATTGAAGAATAAGAACTTGAGGATTGTTGTTACTGGTGGTGCTGGATTCGTTGGAAGCCATCTTGTGGACCGTTTGATTGAGAGAGGGGATAGCGTGATCGTTGTTGATAATTTCTTCACTGGACGGAAGGATAATCTGGTTCATCATTTTGGAAATCCGAGATTTGAACTGATTCGACACGACGTTGTTCAGCCGATTCTACTGGAAGTTGATCAGATCTATCACTTGGCTTGCCCTGCTTCTCCTGTTCATTATAAGTTCAATCCTGTCAAGACAATCA AGACCAACGTTGTCGGCACATTGAACATGCTAGGGCTTGCGAAGAGAGTCGGCGCCCGCTTCTTACTCACCAGCACCAGCGAAGTCTACGGCGATCCACTCCAACACCCGCAGGCTGAGACCTACTGGGGCAACGTCAATCCCATCG GTGTACGAAGCTGCTACGACGAAGGAAAGCGGACGGCGGAGACTTTGACAATGGATTACCACAGAGGCCTTGGCATTGAG GTGCGGATTGCTCGGATCTTCAACACTTATGGACCACGGATGTGCATTGATGACGGCCGAGTTGTGAGCAATTTCGTAGCACAG GCATTAAGAAAGGAGCCGTTGACAGTTTATGGAGATGGCAAGCAAACCCGGAGTTTTCAATACGTTTCCGATCTG GTGGAGGGGCTAATGAAACTGATGGAAGGTGAGCACGTGGGCCCTTTTAATCTGGGCAACCCCGGCGAATTCACTATGCTCGAACTTGCCCAG GTAGTACAAGAGACAATAGATCCAAATGCAAGAATAGAGTTCAGACCAAACACAGAAGACGACCCACATAAAAGAAAGCCCGACATTTCTAAAGCTAAGGACCTTCTTGGTTGGGAGCCCACCGTGTCCCTTCGAAAGGGCCTCCCCCTTATGGTTTCCGATTTTCGTCAACGCATCTTTGGTGACTCGAAAGATGACATTTCTGCAGCCGCTGCCCTCGTCACCACCACCACCACGGTCTAG
- the LOC103497845 gene encoding phylloplanin-like, whose protein sequence is MMSIISLFIFLLISTMTSTSSCQLDLIRRLLGPTQIHGMLYCAIDGSVIYGQMIPTFPNAEVQMQCGAGTVVSSVKTDATGNFSILIDAPRLMLPFLLTNCTLVVTTPLFDCNAELPSFGVLVSPLQLIGNTFHGLFNVTNFIPVGFRFVNNI, encoded by the exons atgaTGTCTATAAtatctcttttcattttcttattaaTCTCGACGATGACATCGACAAGTTCATGTCAGCTTGATTTGATTCGAAGACTTCTTGGTCCCACCCAAATCCATGGAATGCTCTATTGCGCTATTGATGGGAGTGTGATCTATGGGCAAATGATCCCAACATTTCCGA ATGCCGAGGTGCAAATGCAATGCGGAGCCGGAACGGTAGTTTCATCCGTCAAGACCGACGCCACCGGCAATTTCTCCATTCTTATCGATGCTCCTCGATTGATGCTCCCTTTTTTACTCACCAATTGCACTCTTGTTGTCACTACGCCGCTTTTCGACTGCAACGCCGAGCTGCCATCGTTCGGCGTCCTCGTCTCACCGCTGCAGCTCATTGGAAATACCTTCCATGGACTCTTCAATGTCACCAATTTCATTCCGGTAGGGTTCCGATTCGTTAATAACATATGA
- the LOC103497842 gene encoding uncharacterized protein LOC103497842 — MKIDSFKPSLPPPPPPAAAKVGVGLDDDISDGMQCTDHPYRTNPGGICAFCLQEKLGKLVSSSLPLPIRGSSSSPSSPSLGSDNNSSINNNVNGSVPSNAGSISKTVNFNVNGVVDCHFHHDNTTKRARIPFLLAKKKKKVVMVGGAEYNRTNDVVFKRSKSTTAPRRGQFLVDGDDGVDFSPRKHRGGFWSFLYYHAPSSSKSHAPRKVERVATSGGGGNLGVNDTILEEDESPNGNATSFERKVSRSRSVGCGSRSFSGDFFERISTGFGDCTLRRVESQRESKSSKVSTNGNSSSHRNGAGVDHHCIKERVKCGGLFSGFMMTSSSSSSSSSSYLVSSSSADELTRKPT; from the coding sequence ATGAAGATTGACTCCTTCAAACCCTCTCTCCCTCCTCCCCCACCCCCCGCCGCCGCCAAGGTCGGCGTTGGCCTCGACGACGACATCTCCGATGGAATGCAATGCACCGACCATCCTTACCGCACCAATCCCGGCGGTATCTGTGCCTTCTGTCTTCAAGAAAAGCTCGGCAAGCTCGTTTCCTCTTCCCTCCCTCTTCCCATTCGCGGTTCGTcttcttccccttcttctcCTTCCCTTGGATCTGACAACAATAGTAGcattaataataatgttaatgGTAGTGTTCCGTCGAATGCCGGTTCCATTTCCAAAACTGTTAATTTCAATGTTAATGGAGTTGTTGATTGTCATTTTCATCATGATAATACTACCAAGCGGGCCCGGATCCCTTTTTTGTTAgctaaaaagaagaagaaagttgttatggttgggggGGCTGAGTATAATCGGACTAACGACGTCGTTTTTAAGAGGAGCAAGTCCACCACCGCGCCGAGGAGAGGGCAGTTCCTTGTTGATGGTGACGATGGCGTCGATTTTAGCCCTAGGAAGCACCGAGGGGGTTTTTGGTCCTTTTTGTATTACCACGCGCCGTCGTCTTCGAAATCTCACGCGCCGAGGAAAGTGGAGAGAGTTGCTACTAGCGGCGGTGGTGGGAATTTGGGGGTGAACGATACGATTTTAGAGGAGGATGAAAGCCCTAATGGCAATGCAACGTCGTTTGAGCGGAAGGTTTCGAGATCTAGATCCGTCGGCTGCGGTAGTCGGAGCTTTTCCGGCGATTTTTTCGAGAGAATCTCTACTGGTTTCGGTGATTGTACGCTCCGTCGTGTCGAGTCTCAGAGAGAAAGCAAGTCGTCGAAAGTCTCTACGAATGGAAACTCCAGCAGCCACCGTAATGGCGCCGGCGTCGACCATCATTGTATTAAAGAAAGAGTAAAATGCGGTGGTTTgttcagtggattcatgatgacttcatcttcttcttcgtcaTCTTCCTCATCTTACTTAGTTTCATCATCTTCCGCTGACGAACTCACACGTAAACCAACT
- the LOC103497843 gene encoding protein pleiotropic regulatory locus 1 has protein sequence MPGPALEMEPVEPQSLKKLSFKSLKRALDLFSPVHGHVAPLDPESKKIRISHKISVEYGGMKNIGTKPTGQASSAPDSAIGTPAPSNALALPGPTDSRDVKSGAQNAVVIGPTVQPNTQNDAGLQGRSSAIVSASGSSERMSTSAIMERIPSKWPRPVWHAPWRNYRVISGHLGWVRSVAFDPSNTWFCTGSADRTIKIWDVASGKLKLTLTGHIEQVRGLAVSDRHTYMFSAGDDKQVKCWDLEQNKVIRHYHGHLSGVYCLALHPTIDVLLTGGRDSVCRVWDIRSKMQIHALSGHDNTVCSVFTRPTDPQVVTGSHDTTIKFWDLRYGKTMTTLTYHKKSVRAMALHPKEHSFASASADNIKKFNLPRGEFVHNMLSQQKTIINAMAVNEEGVMVTGGDNGSLWFWDWKSGHNFQQSQTIVQPGSLDSEAGIYALSYDITGSRLVTCEADKTIKMWKEDENATPETHPLNFKPPKDIRRF, from the exons ATGCCAGGTCCCGCCTTAGAGATGGAGCCAGTTGAACCACAGTCATTGAAGAAGCTTAGCTTCAAATCTCTCAAAAGAGCCCTAGACCTTTTCTCTCCGGTCCACGGCCATGTCGCTCCTCTCGATCCCGAAAG CAAAAAAATTCGTATCAGTCATAAG ATAAGTGTTGAGTACGGAGGAATGAAGAACATCGGTACTAAGCCTACTGGCCAGGCAAGTTCCGCTCCCGATAGTGCTATTGGAACTCCAGCGCCTTCCAATGCTCTCGCACTTCCTG GTCCGACTGATTCTAGGGATGTGAAGTCTGGGGCACAAAATGCAGTGGTTATTGGTCCAACCGTGCAGCCAAACACACA AAATGACGCTGGTCTTCAGGGAAGAAGCTCAGCTATTGTTTCGGCATCTGGTTCATCTGAAAg GATGTCTACTTCTGCAATTATGGAAAGAATTCCAAGCAAGTGGCCACGTCCGGTTTGGCATGCTCCATGGAGAAATTATAGG GTCATAAGTGGTCACTTAGGGTGGGTAAGATCAGTTGCATTTGATCCCAGTAACACATGGTTTTGTACGGGTTCAGCAGATCGTACAATCAag ATTTGGGATGTTGCAAGTGGAAAGTTAAAACTCACATTGACAGGCCACATTGAGCAAGTACGAG GTCTTGCTGTCAGCGACAGGCATACCTACATGTTTTCAGCTGGTGATGACAAACAAGTTAAATGCTGGGACTTGGAACAGAATAAG GTCATTCGTCATTACCATGGTCATCTGAGTGGTGTTTACTGTTTGGCTCTTCATCCAACAATAGATGTTTTGCTTACTGGAGGACGTGATTCTGTCTGCCGG GTGTGGGACATTCGAAGTAAGATGCAAATTCATGCGCTCTCTGGACATGATAACACAGTTTGCTCAGTTTTTACTCGACCTACG GACCCACAAGTTGTGACTGGCTCCCATGACACAACTATCAAGTTTTGGGACCTCAGATATG GAAAGACCATGACAACACTGACATACCATAAGAAATCTGTTCGGGCGATGGCATTGCATCCTAAAGA ACACAGTTTTGCATCTGCCTCAGCTGACAACATCAAGAAATTTAACCTCCCTAGAGGGGAGTTTGTGCACAATATGCT TTCTCAGCAGAAGACTATAATAAATGCAATGGCTGTCAATGAGGAGGGTGTTATGGTGACTGGAG GTGACAATGGTAGCTTATGGTTCTGGGATTGGAAGAGTGGTCATAACTTTCAGCAATCCCAAACAATTGTACAACCTG GGTCGTTGGATAGCGAAGCTGGTATCTATGCCCTTTCTTATGACATAACTGGTTCAAGGCTCGTAACTTGTGAAGCTGACAAAACGATTAAAATGTGGAAAGAGGATGAAAATGCTACCCCCGAAACTCATCCTCTCAACTTCAAGCCACCCAAAGATATCCGAAGATTTTAG
- the LOC103497844 gene encoding UDP-glucuronic acid decarboxylase 2-like isoform X2, giving the protein MNNSELLRRNQSNPSPAVIDSPRTPPCSSCKTRSPIRYMLREQRLLFVFVGIAIATLFFNVVRFTFPPELRDDHHRALNSFVRLGSTIPMRRVLYETRREGSLGRVNLAGRVPPGLKNKNLRIVVTGGAGFVGSHLVDRLIERGDSVIVVDNFFTGRKDNLVHHFGNPRFELIRHDVVQPILLEVDQIYHLACPASPVHYKFNPVKTIISNVVGTLNMLGLAKRVGARFLLTSTSEVYGDPLQHPQAETYWGNVNPIGVRSCYDEGKRTAETLTMDYHRGLGIEVRIARIFNTYGPRMCIDDGRVVSNFVAQALRKEPLTVYGDGKQTRSFQYVSDLVEGLMKLMEGEHVGPFNLGNPGEFTMLELAQVVQETIDPNARIEFRPNTEDDPHKRKPDISKAKDLLGWEPTVSLRKGLPLMVSDFRQRIFGDSKDDISAAAALVTTTTTV; this is encoded by the exons ATGAATAATTCTGAGCTTCTTCGAAGAAATCAATCCAATCCGTCCCCGGCGGTGATCGATTCACCACGAACTCCGCCATGTTCTTCCTGCAAAACCAGGAGCCCGATCCGTTACATGCTTCGTGAGCAACGTCTTCTCTTTGTTTTTGTTGGGATTGCCATTGCAACTCTGTTTTTTAATGTCGTCCGTTTCACTTTTCCGCCGGAGTTACGTGATGATCATCACCGGGCGTTGAATTCGTTTGTTCGATTGGGTTCGACGATCCCGATGCGGAGAGTTTTGTATGAAACTCGCCGTGAAGGATCGTTGGGGCGGGTGAACTTGGCGGGGAGAGTTCCGCCGGGATTGAAGAATAAGAACTTGAGGATTGTTGTTACTGGTGGTGCTGGATTCGTTGGAAGCCATCTTGTGGACCGTTTGATTGAGAGAGGGGATAGCGTGATCGTTGTTGATAATTTCTTCACTGGACGGAAGGATAATCTGGTTCATCATTTTGGAAATCCGAGATTTGAACTGATTCGACACGACGTTGTTCAGCCGATTCTACTGGAAGTTGATCAGATCTATCACTTGGCTTGCCCTGCTTCTCCTGTTCATTATAAGTTCAATCCTGTCAAGACAATCATATC CAACGTTGTCGGCACATTGAACATGCTAGGGCTTGCGAAGAGAGTCGGCGCCCGCTTCTTACTCACCAGCACCAGCGAAGTCTACGGCGATCCACTCCAACACCCGCAGGCTGAGACCTACTGGGGCAACGTCAATCCCATCG GTGTACGAAGCTGCTACGACGAAGGAAAGCGGACGGCGGAGACTTTGACAATGGATTACCACAGAGGCCTTGGCATTGAG GTGCGGATTGCTCGGATCTTCAACACTTATGGACCACGGATGTGCATTGATGACGGCCGAGTTGTGAGCAATTTCGTAGCACAG GCATTAAGAAAGGAGCCGTTGACAGTTTATGGAGATGGCAAGCAAACCCGGAGTTTTCAATACGTTTCCGATCTG GTGGAGGGGCTAATGAAACTGATGGAAGGTGAGCACGTGGGCCCTTTTAATCTGGGCAACCCCGGCGAATTCACTATGCTCGAACTTGCCCAG GTAGTACAAGAGACAATAGATCCAAATGCAAGAATAGAGTTCAGACCAAACACAGAAGACGACCCACATAAAAGAAAGCCCGACATTTCTAAAGCTAAGGACCTTCTTGGTTGGGAGCCCACCGTGTCCCTTCGAAAGGGCCTCCCCCTTATGGTTTCCGATTTTCGTCAACGCATCTTTGGTGACTCGAAAGATGACATTTCTGCAGCCGCTGCCCTCGTCACCACCACCACCACGGTCTAG
- the LOC103497841 gene encoding glyoxysomal fatty acid beta-oxidation multifunctional protein MFP-a codes for MATQVKGGTTLEVGADGVALIAIINPPVNSLSFDVLFSLKESYEQALLREDVKAIVVTGARGKFSGGFDITAFGGLQGGKAVEPRPGYISIDVITDIFEAARKPAVAAIDGLALGGGLEVAMACHARLSTKTAQLGLPELQLGLIPGFGGTQRLPRLVGLPKALEMMLTSKPVKGEEAFSLGLVDAIIPPEELISAARKWALDISERRKPWIISLHKTDKLESLADAREIFKFARAQVRKQAPNLKHPLVCLDVVETGVVSGPRAGLRKEIEDFQVLLHADTSKSLIHIFFAQRGTTKVPGVSDLGLTPRRINKVAVIGGGLMGSGIATTLILSNYSVILKEVNEKFLEAGLGRVKANLQSQVRKGKMTPEKFERTISLLKGVLDYESFKDVDMVIEAVIENISLKQQIFVDLEKYCPPRCILATNTSTIDLDLIGEKTKSHDRIIGAHFFSPAHVMPLLEVVRTKRTAPRVIVDLVDVGKRIKKTPVVVGNCTGFAVNRMFFPYTQAALLLVEHGVDPYLIDRAISKFGMPMGPFRLIDLVGFGVAIATGGQFVQNFPDRTFKSMIIPLMQEDKRAGETTQKGFYLYDKNRKSKPDPELKKYIEKARSMSGISVDPKLAKLSDKDLIEMIFFPVVNEACRVLAEGIAVKAADLDIAGVMGMGFPPYRGGVMFWADSLGSKYIYSRLEEWSKLYGGFFKPCAYLAERAAQGSTLSSPSVVAKSRL; via the exons ATGGCTACCCAAGTGAAGGGGGGAACAACTTTGGAGGTTGGAGCTGATGGAGTCGCTCTTATCGCGATCATTAATCCTCCTGTCAACTCTCTTTCTTTTGATG TATTATTTAGCTTGAAAGAGAGTTATGAACAGGCTTTGCTAAGAGAAGATGTGAAGGCAATTGTTGTTACAG GTGCCAGGGGAAAGTTCTCCGGTGGCTTTGATATAACAGCCTTCGGTGGACTGCAAGGTGGAAAAG CTGTGGAACCACGGCCTGGCTACATTTCCATTGATGTAATCACTGATATTTTTGAAG CTGCTAGAAAGCCTGCTGTTGCTGCTATTGACGGACTTGCTTTGGGTGGAGGGTTAGAGGTCGCTATG GCATGCCATGCACGATTATCAACCAAAACTGCACAGTTAGGATTACCTGAACTTCAGCTTGGTTTAATTCCAGGTTTTGGAG GAACACAGCGACTTCCTCGTCTGGTTGGTCTTCCAAAGGCTTTAGAAATGATGCTG ACATCCAAGCCAGTCAAAGGAGAAGAAGCTTTTTCACTGGGACTCGTGGATGCCATAATCCCTCCCGAAGAGTTGATCAGTGCTGCTCGCAAATGGGCTCTGGATATCTCAGAGCGGAGAAAACCATGGATTATCAGTCTTCACAAAACCGACAAGTTAGAGTCTCTTGCTGATGCtagggaaatatttaaatttgcCAGGGCTCAAGTACGGAAACAGGCTCCAAATCTCAAGCACCCACTCGTTTGCCTTGATGTTGTTGAAACGGGTGTAGTCTCAGGTCCCCGTGCTGGACTTCGGAAG GAGATTGAAGATTTTCAAGTGCTACTGCATGCTGATACCAGTAAAAGCTTGATTCATATTTTTTTTGCTCAGCGTGGAACAACAAAG GTACCTGGAGTTTCTGATCTTGGGTTGACGCCAAGACGTATTAATAAAGTTGCTGTTATTGGTGGGGGATTGATGGGATCTGGGATAGCTACAACATTGATTCTTAGCAACTATTCTGTGATTCTTAAAGAAGTAAATGAAAAGTTTTTGGAGGCCGGTCTTGGCAGAGTCAAAG CCAATCTACAAAGCCAAGTCCGCAAGGGGAAAATGACTCCAGAAAAATTTGAAAGAACCATTTCCCTACTCAAGGGTGTCCTTGACTATGAAAGTTTCAAAGATGTGGATATGGTGATTGAG GCTGTTATAGAGAACATCTCCCTGAAGCAACAGATCTTCGTTGATCTTGAGAAATATTGCCCTCCACGTTGCATACTTGCTACCAATACGTCCACAATAGATTTGGATCTGATTggagagaaaacaaaatctcaTGATAGAATTATTGGAGCTCATTTCTTTAG TCCAGCACACGTCATGCCACTATTGGAAGTTGTTCGTACTAAAAGGACAGCTCCTCGAGTAATTGTTGATTTAGTAGATGTCGGAAAAAGGATAAAGAAAACACCAGTTGTTGTTGGCAATTGCACTGGTTTTGCTGTCAATAGGATGTTTTTCCCATATACTCAAGCTGCTTTGTTACTTGTAGAACATGGAGTAGATCCATATCTGATCGACAGGGCAATTTCTAAGTTTGGAATGCCAATGGGTCCCTTCAG ATTGATTGATCTTGTTGGTTTTGGGGTAGCTATAGCAACCGGTGGTCAGTTTGTTCAGAATTTTCCTGATAGAACCTTCAAATCTATGATAATTCCTCTTATGCAAGAGGATAAGAGAGCAG GTGAGACAACTCAGAAAGGTTTTTATCTCTATGACAAGAACCGCAAGTCTAAGCCAGATCCTGAGTTAAAGAAGTATATTGAAAAGGCTAGGAGCATGTCTGGCATTTCTGTAGACCCTAAG CTAGCGAAATTATCAGATAAGGACCTCATCGAGATGATATTCTTCCCTGTGGTGAATGAAGCATGCCGTGTACTCGCCGAAGGAATAGCCGTCAAAGCAGCAGACTTGGACATCGCCGGTGTAATGGGGATGGGTTTTCCACCTTACAG GGGAGGAGTGATGTTTTGGGCTGATTCTCTTGGATCAAAATACATATATTCAAGGTTAGAGGAATGGTCAAAACTGTACGGCGGATTCTTCAAGCCTTGTGCTTACTTGGCTGAAAGAGCTGCTCAGGGCTCAACCTTG AGTTCTCCATCTGTTGTCGCAAAATCTCGATTGTAA